GCCTCACGAAGGGGCACTTCGAGCGCCACTTCAGGTAGGCGTTCCTCAGGAAATCGAACATGGTATCACCTCATCTCCCGCGCACCCTTTTGAAGTAGTCCACCATCTCTTCGGCAAGCTTCCTGGAGTCTATCCTGACGCTCACCTCGTGGTTCCAGTCCAAAGCCGCTTCGCTCCAGTTGTGGCTCCCTATGAAGACGGTCTTACCGTCTATCACCACGACCTTCGCATGGAGCGTCGTTGAGGGTGAGTCAAAGGTAACATCAACCCCGTTCGCCCTCAAGTAGTCGTAGGCCTTCCTGTTTTCGTCTATTCCATCTTCGAGGAGCACGTGGACCCTGACGCCCCTCTGTCTGGCCTTCACCAGCGCCCTTATGAGGTCGTTGGCCGGGTCGTAGCCGTCCCCCGGGTCGTACTTCATGAGGAACATCATGACGTATATCTCGCTCTTTGAGCTGTCTATGGCTTTGATGAGATTCGTGTAGTACTCCCGCTCCTCCAAAACCGTGACGGTGTAGCCCTCTCCCCCCGTAACTGGGGATGAACCGGTTTGAGTTCCTCCCGTCAGGCACTCCCGGTACTTCTCCCGAAGCTCGGCCATGGTCTGCTGTGTCGCGTTAAGTGCCCTCTCAACGGTCATCAGCCGCTCACTGCACGCGGTTAGATTGCGCTCCAGCACCTCCAGCCGGCTGGTGTTCTCGATGTATCTCGTCGTTGTCTCGGTTTTCGTCTTCGTCACTGTTATCGTTTCCCCTGGAAGGGTCACGGTCTCCCTGGCCGTCCCCCCGAGGCAACCCGCCGAGATAACCAAGAAGGCTATGATTAAAACCACGAGCACCCTTGGGACAATCCGTCTCATGGGGAGGGGTAAAGGAAAGCCCAATAAAAAGTTAATGCCCTGCCTGGCGAGTGGGTTCTCTGAAAGCCTCTACTCTCTAACTCAACCGACGCAAAGGCTTATGAAGTTCCGCTTCTAGGGGCCTTTAGGGATGATGAGTCTGGAGCCCCCTGATCGGTGAAGAGGTTTCGCGGGGCTGACCGAAATGATAAGGGATCGCATGTGCCGTGACTACATCGCGGAAATTGAGCGCCTGGAGCGCTCCATGCTGGAGCTGGAGGATCAGATAAACGAACTCAAGATGCAGCTCCGGCTGAAGGTGGACGAGGCCAACCGCCTCGCCATAGAGAACGCCAGTCTCAGACACAAGCTTGAACTCACGGAGAGGAGGGAGAGGTACCTTCTCGACCTCCTCCAGAAGCTGAAGGTTCCCCTCGTCATCGTCGATGAGGAGGAGTTCGAGGACGTCGACGTCTCTGACTGAGCTTAGCGGTGGTATTCCCTGGGCAGCCTTTTTCTCCTGAGTTGCAGCTCCCTCTCCAGCCTGCCGTTCAGGGCGAGTGCGGACAGTGCCACCGCAACGAGGAGTATCGGCGAGATCGGTGAACTCCAGCTCACGAAGGCGTAGAGGCCCAGAATCGCGGCGGTTATTATCCCAACCCATGCCCACGCCCTGAGCCATCCGGGTATGTAGCTCCTCCCCTTTGCGGCCGCGTAAGCCTCGATTATTCCCCCGAAGAGGATGAACGTTGAGACGGCCCCGTCCAGTATCTCAATGGGGTTAAAGCCGAGCCACGTGAGGAGGGACACGACCATTCCGATGG
This window of the Thermococcus siculi genome carries:
- a CDS encoding phospholipase D-like domain-containing protein, coding for MRRIVPRVLVVLIIAFLVISAGCLGGTARETVTLPGETITVTKTKTETTTRYIENTSRLEVLERNLTACSERLMTVERALNATQQTMAELREKYRECLTGGTQTGSSPVTGGEGYTVTVLEEREYYTNLIKAIDSSKSEIYVMMFLMKYDPGDGYDPANDLIRALVKARQRGVRVHVLLEDGIDENRKAYDYLRANGVDVTFDSPSTTLHAKVVVIDGKTVFIGSHNWSEAALDWNHEVSVRIDSRKLAEEMVDYFKRVRGR